DNA sequence from the Malus sylvestris chromosome 10, drMalSylv7.2, whole genome shotgun sequence genome:
aaaactgcgAGAGGTGGGGAGGGAAACGAAAACAAGAGGGGAGAGAACCCCCATCCTTGGAAAGCTGCCAACTTTGTGTTTGTCCCTACCGTcaagtttgttaatttttttaatcaaattggaaatTACTTTCTCCCTTTCTCATAGcgcaaataataaaaataaaatgtgatGCATTAAGATGTGGTGTGAAGAAATTGACACATTATAAAATGATTAAGAAACAAATTGAGAGTTGAATAGCCACTTGATATTACAGTTTGgtattatttttcttcacttgttaGAAAGAGATCATTAGTTCAAATCTCGTGAAAGCGTAAATGTATGattgtattaaaaaataaaaaattgagagTTGAGTAAGAAAATCGAAAGAAGATGCAAGTTGAGAGAACATAGCATCTAGGTCCGGGCTGCATTTGGGTAGACGATTTTAAAGCCCATCTACATCTGGGTCAGGCCAGAATGTCTATAAAAACCCCGTTTCATTTacgtcaaaaaataaaataataaaaagaaacattTTTGTCAGAGAATTCAAACCCCTAAACCCCATAAACCCCGATCATGGAGAACAAGTACCCCTGAACTCGCCCGAAGCAGCTCTCTCCTCCAGTTTGCGCTTCCACTCCTGCCCTCCCATTCCCGCCATCGACGCCGCTCCCCCCATTCCTTCCGCCGTCGCCAATTTCCCCCATCGTAAGGTACGTTTCTCTCTCTTCGTTCACTGTTTACGTCGACCTCAgcattttccttttcattttaggTTTTGATCATTTTGTTTTCGTTCTCTCGCCAAGCCCTGATGATTTCACCGTTAGGTTTTTCTCATCacgctctctttctctctatgctATGAAatgtctttcctttttcttaatttagggtttttctatCTGCAGTGTCCCTTACTGAGTATTTGGTAAATTCCGGATGTGAATGTGGAAAGATGATGAAAGTGGATTAAAGGACGTTGATTTGGCGGGCTAGGGTTCTGTTGGGTTTTAATTACCCTTGTCCGGATTTCGTGATCGTTTTTACTATTTGGGTTTAATTGTTTAAGATGATTCTGATGGTTTTATGATctaggtttgatttttccttctttttttattatttaattttttgttgacAATTGTCGTGTCTAGTTTTTGTATAGGGTTCGTTATCTTAAATGTGAAATGTGTTGCTTTCATCGGTTCAATTTTAATGAGTTCATAGCCCGAATTATGTTTTCCAGATATCAAGTTctgttatgttttttttcctcTAGTTTTCTGCTGCTTTTtctgagtgtgtgtgtgtgtctaatAATGTTGGATAACAGGGGTGCATCCAATGTCTTTTGATCAACTACTACAAACAACCATCAATTATTCGATTGTTTTGTTTTATGCACCAAGGTATGCTCTCGTGTTTGCGGAAGATCTTGTTCCATCATTGGACTTGAGGGAGGGGCGCTGTTTTCTTCGCATTTTGTGACGAACTTCCACATTGGGAATTAAGGCTATTGTCAGATAGTTGAGAGTGTATATTTGTATTTTCTGATGGGGAAAGGGAAATCATCGTTGCCTCCTGGTTTTCGGTTTTCTCCAACTGATGTAGAGCTTGTACAATTTTATTTGAAGAGGAAAGTAATGGGGAAAAGACTCCCTTATAACTTTGTTGCAGAGGTCGACATTCATAAGTATGCTCCTTGGGATCTTCCAGGTAATATGTCATTCTAACTTATCTTCTTTCTTGCCTTTCCTGCTTTGTGTTATGTAGTTTCTGACTGTTGTGCTTttatttttcagaaaaatcTAGCTGGCAAAGTGGAGATTTAAAATGGTACTTCTTTTGTCCGACAGAAAGGAAGTATCCAACTGGGGCTAGAGCGAAACGTACAACTGAACGTGGGTACTGGAAGGCCACGGGAAATGACAGATCTGTTCTTTACAATGGTGAAGTTGCAGGAAAGATAAAAACATTGATTTTTCATACAGGTCGAGCTCCAAAAGGAGAGCGAACAGACTGGGTTATGCATGAGTATAGGCTTGAATCTAAGGACCTAGCTAATCGTGGCGTGCCTCAGGTAAATGATACTTTTCCTCTCATAATTTTGTATTCTTCCTTGTTTTCTGTTAAATTAGTTTGGCACTCTGCAATGAGTTTGTAATATACTTTCCTTTTGTAAAGAATTTTTATTCTTGAATGTTTCAACTGATTAGAATTTTTTCATGCTTCTGCATTGGACTGTGAGTTTGTACAATTTGTTATACTGCTTTGGATGGCTAGTCGGTGTTGATTACTTTTTCTATATTTTCATGTTACAGGAATCGTATGTGCTCTGTACCATTTTTCAAAAAGAAGGGCCAGGGCCAAAAAATGGTGCACAGTATGGTGCGCCCCTTATGGAGGAAGACTGGAGTGATGATGAGGCTGAAAATTGTTCAGAAGCAGTCCCACATGCAAATATGCCTGAACCAAACCTTGTGCTGCCGAGTAACTACAATAGTTCCATCACTACTAGCACGTATTCCCATGAAAGTATACACATACGTCCTTCATCTGAATCGTGCATATCAGATGCTGTACCACTTTCTTGCCATGTTCCCCAACTGGTTTCCAGTAATCATGCTACAGTTGAGGAGCCCCATACTTCCAATGATGATGATATCCTGTCAATATTGGCTTGCTTCTCGGAAGAAAGCCCTTCCTTAATcaaagaaaacgaaaaaaatgAGGTGCGTATTGCACCCATCTCTCCTCTCTAAACAGTTTATAACATTCATGATTTAGTTGTTAGTGGAACTGCCAATCATGATATGAATTTACATTTTTTGAGTGGTGGAATAGTCGCTACCATACAATTGAGGCAGGTTCATGTTGTGACACTTTATGCTCATGCTATAGCTTTCCAATGCATATGTAGTTTTCTTTTTTGCCTTTGTCACTGATGTCAATGAGCTTGTCGAAAGATACAAATTAGCCTTTTTATGTGGAAGCTGGAACCATGAAGTCAGTGTTAATAATTATAGTACAGATgttatttttgttgaagctaGAGTTTAAAATTGGATGGCGGGACTGTCCGAGTTTATAAATAGTTGGCGTAACTTGCAAAGTTGATGGTTTTGAATTTCgtttttgaaaatttcattgtATACTGGAGCATCTTGAATATCTTGTATGCAAGCATCTGTATCTGTTTATAGAACGAATTTAAATTCCGCAAGTACATTAGTACAAATAAATTATCTTGCAAGTGTTCTTTCAACTTCTAAAGTATGTTAATGTAAAACTTCTTCATGATTTGCAGGAGCTTGGTAATGTTGTTCCTATCGGAAATGCTAGTGCTACACCTCACGTCGTTAGTAATGATATTTACGTCACTTTAGGAGATTTGGGCAAGGTGGCTAGAGTAGGTGAAGATGGATGTAGTTTCTCCAGTTTGCCTAATTCTGTCTGTGCTACGGGTCAAATGCCGCGAGGTGACGATGGGCAATATTTGGAGCTGGATGATCTTGGCGAACTATTTAATTACCAGGATTCTACGCACACTCGGCCTCCTTCTATGTTCGGTGAGCCTCAAACTTTGCTGGGAGAGATGCCTTTTCAGGGTGAGACCGGTTGAATGTGTTTGATAACGTGAACTTCTGAAATTTTTACTGCCCTCCAGTCTTTCAGATCAAAACTTGTTAACCGGTTTCGCCAACTTGCAGAAGTTCACCTTATCAAACACAACATTCGAGTTAATTCTGCAAATTCTTTTTCATTGTTAAAACACAACAGTTGTAAATCCTAATTCAGTAGTTTTGTGTTGGAACTTGGATTTGGATTCCGTCaccattttatattaaaaattttacATCGTATAGAATAACTAATTCACTTATGTTATAACACgtgcatcttttttttttttttttttttatatcaagaGAGTTTCACAACATATCAACATTATTGTTTTCTCGTGGATCACTAACATTATGTGCTAGTGTGACTGGCATTTAAAAGGACAATGCTACAAGAATAATGAAATTACCTCACTATCTCCCCcagagtctctctctctcccagtTAGGAGAAACATCCCAAGAAAGGGctgctttttattttatttttaacaaacgatattatactTTTAGATATACACAAATTCTTACTCTCTCATTAACACGATTATGGTGTCTCACTTTATCTAATCTTGTCAACTAGGTTGAAGGAGCTATTAGTTTCGTTTGGGTTGCAAGGACTTTTTGGTCTTTTAAACTAGTTCTCACATTTGGCCATCTGAATCCACAAAAGTCACTCTAGCatgggaaacaaaaaaactataACCTTGGCCAAAATTAAGTTGTCATTATAAACTCACAATTTCGTTATTGTATTCTTATATTTACTGTTGAAAATACCAAAGAGCCCATACCATATGAATAAAACTAAACGTTTTTCTCAACTTAGTTGACAGAATGGGCAAAGTGAAACACTAAAGAAGAGCACAGGGATAAGGTGAGACGCAATAGAGTATAGGGAATGAAGAAAGTTTTTGTTTAGAGCAAATGTTCTCCATCATGCATTTGAGTTTTATTTCCCGCcgtagtttaaaattttgtaaagtaaatatcgcttgtataaaaGAACACATGGTTTGCGACAGATAAAATCAAGAGTAAGATATGAAataaagtgaagaaaaaaagTTGGGATTGGAGCAACTAGAGCGATGGATACTAGTAAAAACAACTGGTTGTGCTTAATCTTATGGGAACAAAAGTGTGTATTTCATTTTATTGGTCAAAACAAATTGTATGCTCTattaacaaagaaaaatcaaCCATGATTGTATGCCAGTTTTGGGTTTTTGTCTTTGACTATTTGTTTGCAGACTTGCTGGAGCGTGTACGTGCCACTTTTTCTTATTTGCCTAAGATTTTGCTTCATAGATTTCTCCTGCCGAAGGTTTAATGACACCACTTTATATTCGTTTTTTATACAATGATGATATATAAAAGTGAGACAATTAATAAATTGATTTCAAATTCGTCATCTACGATTAGTGGCCACTTTGTATTCGTCAAAGTCTCAACTTTTCACAAATATTGTTGTAATTATGCTCCTAAAATAGCAATTTCATCTGCAATCATATTTTGAACATCAAG
Encoded proteins:
- the LOC126587404 gene encoding NAC domain-containing protein 82-like isoform X1, encoding MGKGKSSLPPGFRFSPTDVELVQFYLKRKVMGKRLPYNFVAEVDIHKYAPWDLPEKSSWQSGDLKWYFFCPTERKYPTGARAKRTTERGYWKATGNDRSVLYNGEVAGKIKTLIFHTGRAPKGERTDWVMHEYRLESKDLANRGVPQESYVLCTIFQKEGPGPKNGAQYGAPLMEEDWSDDEAENCSEAVPHANMPEPNLVLPSNYNSSITTSTYSHESIHIRPSSESCISDAVPLSCHVPQLVSSNHATVEEPHTSNDDDILSILACFSEESPSLIKENEKNEELGNVVPIGNASATPHVVSNDIYVTLGDLGKVARVGEDGCSFSSLPNSVCATGQMPRGDDGQYLELDDLGELFNYQDSTHTRPPSMFGEPQTLLGEMPFQGETG
- the LOC126587404 gene encoding NAC domain-containing protein 82-like isoform X2, which codes for MGKGKSSLPPGFRFSPTDVELVQFYLKRKVMGKRLPYNFVAEVDIHKYAPWDLPEKSSWQSGDLKWYFFCPTERKYPTGARAKRTTERGYWKATGNDRSVLYNGEVAGKIKTLIFHTGRAPKGERTDWVMHEYRLESKDLANRGVPQESYVLCTIFQKEGPGPKNGAQYGAPLMEEDWSDDEAENCSEAVPHANMPEPNLVLPSNYNSSITTSTYSHESIHIRPSSESCISDAVPLSCHVPQLVSSNHATVEEPHTSNDDDILSILACFSEESPSLIKENEKNEELGNVVPIGNASATPHVVSNDIYVTLGDLGKVARVGEDGCSFSSLPNSVCATGQMPRGDDGQYLELDDLGELFNYQDSTHTRPPSMFEWAK
- the LOC126587404 gene encoding NAC domain-containing protein 82-like isoform X3 gives rise to the protein MGKGKSSLPPGFRFSPTDVELVQFYLKRKVMGKRLPYNFVAEVDIHKYAPWDLPEKSSWQSGDLKWYFFCPTERKYPTGARAKRTTERGYWKATGNDRSVLYNGEVAGKIKTLIFHTGRAPKGERTDWVMHEYRLESKDLANRGVPQESYVLCTIFQKEGPGPKNGAQYGAPLMEEDWSDDEAENCSEAVPHANMPEPNLVLPSNYNSSITTSTYSHESIHIRPSSESCISDAVPLSCHVPQLVSSNHATVEEPHTSNDDDILSILACFSEESPSLIKENEKNEELGNVVPIGNASATPHVVSNDIYVTLGDLGKVARVGEDGCSFSSLPNSVCATGQMPRGDDGQYLELDDLGELFNYQDSTHTRPPSMFG